The following nucleotide sequence is from bacterium.
GATTGGGGAGGGGGACGAGGTCATCACCGCCCCCAACTCGTTCATTGCCAGCGCTTCCGGCATCGCCTTCACGGGGGCGACGCCGGTCTTTGTGGACATTGACCCGGCAACGTACACCCTCGACACGGCGCAACTCGAGGCAGCCATTACGCCGCGGACGAAGGCCATCGTGCCCGTGCATCTGTACGGGCAGCCGGCCGACATGGACCCGATCATGGCCGTGGCCCGCAAGCACGGCCTGAAGGTACTCGAGGACTCGTGCCAGGCGCACGGCGCGCGCTACAAGGGGAAGCGCTGCGGCAGCCTCGGTCATGCCGCGGCCTTCAGCTTCTACCCGGCCAAGAACCTCGGCTGCTTCGGCGATGGCGGGGCGCTCACAACCAATGACGCCGAGCTGGCCGAGCGGGTCCGGATGCTGCGGAACTACGGCCAGCGTGTGAAGTACGAGCATGTGTTCCTGGCGTACAACCGCCGGCTGGACACACTGCAGGCGGCCGTTCTGGGGGTGAAGCTGCCGCATCTGGACGGCTGGAACTCCTCGCGCCGCCTGGCGGCGAAGCGGTACGCGAGCCTCCTGCGCGACAGCGTACAGACGCCGGCCGTGGCCGACTACGCCGAGCCCGTCTACCACCTGTACGTCGTGCGCTGCCCCAACCGCGACGCCGTGGCAGTGCAACTCAAGGAGGCAGGCATTGACACGGGCTTGCACTATCCCGTGCCGATCCACCTGCAGGAAGCCTACCGCTACCTGGGGCTGCAGGCCGGCGCCTTCCCCGAGGCCGAGCGGGCCTGCCGTGAGGTCCTGACGCTGCCGATGTTCCCGTACATGACTGACGAGGAGATCGAGGCAGTGGCCGCAGCGGTGAAGCAGGCCGTTGCCCAGGGCTGAGAGGGCGACCATGCGCAGGGCTGTTGCGCTCGCTATGGGGCTGTTGCTGGCTGGCTGGTGCGCCGGCGCGGACCTGCTGCCTAACCCTGACTTCGAGACCGTTGCCGGCGGCCAGCCGACAGGCTGGACCATCTCCACACCGGCCCTCGTCACGCTTCGCGACGACGGCGGGCACGCCGGGCAGCGCTATGTGCGTCTCGCCGATCCGGACGCCAAGACCGGCATCTCGGTAGAG
It contains:
- a CDS encoding DegT/DnrJ/EryC1/StrS family aminotransferase; this translates as MRVPFMDLSRMHDPLLPQLRQAMEEVIRRNAYILGDEVTQFEQAFAEYCEAEHCIGLDNGSSALELALRGWGIGEGDEVITAPNSFIASASGIAFTGATPVFVDIDPATYTLDTAQLEAAITPRTKAIVPVHLYGQPADMDPIMAVARKHGLKVLEDSCQAHGARYKGKRCGSLGHAAAFSFYPAKNLGCFGDGGALTTNDAELAERVRMLRNYGQRVKYEHVFLAYNRRLDTLQAAVLGVKLPHLDGWNSSRRLAAKRYASLLRDSVQTPAVADYAEPVYHLYVVRCPNRDAVAVQLKEAGIDTGLHYPVPIHLQEAYRYLGLQAGAFPEAERACREVLTLPMFPYMTDEEIEAVAAAVKQAVAQG